The Cloacibacterium sp. TD35 region AAACCACTACACTTTCTCTGATTCCTAATGTTCGTAGAAATATAGAAATCCCATTGATTGCAGCAGGAGGAATTGCCGTAGGAAGCCAAATGAAAGCTGCGATGATTTTGGGAGCAGATGGTGTTCAAATCGGTTCTAGATTTGCAGCAACCGTAGAAGCAAGCGCTCATGAAAATTGGAAACAAAAAATTGTAGAAACTCAGGAAGGAGATACGCAATTGACTTTAAAAGAGTTGGCGCCAGTTCGTTTGGTAAAGAATAAATTTTTCTATGAACTGGAAGAAATCTACAAAGAAGGAAAAGATATTGAATGTTTACGGGAAAAACTCGGAAAGCGAAGAGCAAAAAGAGGAATGTTCGAAGGAGATTTAGAAGAAGGTGAGTTAGAAATTGGGCAATCTTCTGCTCTAATTGATGAAATTTTAACCGTAGAACAAGTTTTTCAAAAATTATTGAAAGAATTTGAGGAAGCAGATTATGCGAGATTTTAAAAATAAATAACCAGCGCTCCCAATTTGGGAGCGCTGATTGTACAAAAAAATATGAAAACTCTTATTAATTATTTTTATAATGCTCTAATGCAGCATGTAATTGCATAAAACCACCACCGTTATAGATGTTCTCTAAGCCGTTTTGAGCTAGAAATTGGCAAGCTTGTCCGCTTCTTCCTCCACTTCTACAGAAAATGATTTTTGGGCCTTTCATTTCCTTGATTTCGTCTAGTCTTAAAGGAACAGTTGCTAATGGTATATTTACAGCGCCTTCTATTGCACCGTCCATCTTTAATTCTTCTGGTTGTCTTACATCGATTAAGTGATATTCACCTGAATTTAAAATTTCTTCAAAAGTCATTTTTTATTTTTTTAATTATTATTAATTCATTTTTAAAGGGCAAAAATAGAAAAAAACTTAACTTCGCACTGTAATTTATGTTACAGACTATAAATCATACCAAAATAATTAAGCAAAAAGCCGAAAAATTCGGGTTTCAATCTTGTGGAATTTCTAAAGCAGAATTTCTAGAAGAGGATGCGCCGCATCTTGAAGCATGGCTTAATAAAGGCTATCACGGCGAAATGAAATACATGGAAAATCATTTCGACAAAAGGTTGAATCCTACACTTTTGGTAGATGGTGCAAAATCTGTTATTTCGCTTTCTTATAATTATTTCCCTAAAGTAAAAATAGATGAAATCAATAATTTCAAAATTTCAAAATATGCTTACGGAGAAGATTACCATGAAGTCATAAAAGATATTTTAAAAGAAATGGTGGCTGAACTTCAGGAAGAAATTGGTGAGTTTGGTTTCAGGGTTTTTGTAGATTCTGCTCCTATTCTAGAAAAAGCTTGGGCTAGAAAATCTGGTTTAGGTTGGGTAGGGAAAAATGCGAATCTTATTACCAAAAAGCATGGTTCTTTTTATTTTTTAGCAGAAATTATTTGTGATTTAGAGCTAGAGTATGATTTGGCTGTTACAGATCATTGTGGGAGTTGCAGAGCGTGTATAGATGCATGTCCTACTCAAGCTATTGTTTCGGATAGAATAGTAGATGGAAGCAAGTGTATATCTTATGCTACGATTGAGTTGAAAAACGAAATTCCAGATTATTTTAACGGAAAAATGGATGATTGGATTTTTGGCTGTGATGTTTGCCAAGATGTTTGCCCGTGGAACCGATTTTCTGCACCTACTTTGCAGGAAAAGTTTGCGCCTCATTTCCAAAAATTAAATTTCAGAAAAAGTGAATGGAAGGAGCTTACTCAAGAACTCTTTTCTGAAATTTTTAAAAAATCTGCTGTTAAAAGGACTAAGTTTTCTGGATTGATGCGTAATATTAACTTGTTGAATGATAATTCTTTGTAAGTTTTGTAAAATAAGAAATAATTTTTTACAAAGCTTTTTCGGAGCATTTACAATTTTAATTTTTGGTTTACCTTTATCTTCGAGAAAAAATTATCATGAAGAAATTCTTTAAAATTTTATTGAAAACCGTTGTTTCTATTGTTGGATTGGTGGCTTTGTATTTGTTGAGCGCTTATTTATTACCTTTTATAGAAGTTCCTGCGGAAAAAACTGATGAACCCAAAAATGTAGAAGCATATATTTTGACCAATGGAGTTCATACCGATTTGGTTTTTCCTGTAAAGTCAAAAGAAATAGACTGGAGTCAGAAATTCCCTTACGAAAATACGGTTGCCAAAGATTCTACTTTGAGATACATCGCTATTGGTTGGGGAGATAAAGGATTTTATCTGGATACGCCAACTTGGGCAGATTTAAAATTTTCTACGGCTTTCAAAGCGGCTTTTTGGTTGGGGAATAGTGCGATTCATGCTACTTTTTATAAGGAAATGAAAATAGGGGAAGATTGTAAGAAATTAGAGATGACTTCGACACAATATCAGAAATTGATAAAGTTTATTGATGATGCTATGGATAAAAATGCTGAAGGGAAATACATTAACATCAAAACGAAAGCAGTTTACGGCAAAAATGATTCCTTTTACGAGGCAAAAGGCAGTTATAGTTTCTTATTTACCTGCAATACTTGGACGAATGAAGGCTTGAAAATTTCGGGGCAAAAAGCAGCGTTTTGGACAGCTTCTGATAAAGGAATATTTAAACATTATCAGGAATAAATCCAAGATAGTAGAATAGCACACAAAAGAAAATTGATTTTTTGAAGAGAGTGTGTCTCAATCAAAAAATCAATTTTTATAATTTTTCTGAATTCTTTTTGGTGGAAATTTAATTCTTACTTTAGTTCTTTTAGATGGT contains the following coding sequences:
- a CDS encoding NAD(P)H-dependent flavin oxidoreductase, which translates into the protein MNRITQLFNIKYPIIQGGMIWHSGYKLAAAVSNAGGLGLIGAGSMYPDVLREHIQKCKKATDKPFGVNVPMLYPNIEEIIQIILEEKVPIVFTSAGNPKTYTEILKKEGRKVAHVVSSVKFAKKCQEAGVDAVVAEGFEAGGHNGREETTTLSLIPNVRRNIEIPLIAAGGIAVGSQMKAAMILGADGVQIGSRFAATVEASAHENWKQKIVETQEGDTQLTLKELAPVRLVKNKFFYELEEIYKEGKDIECLREKLGKRRAKRGMFEGDLEEGELEIGQSSALIDEILTVEQVFQKLLKEFEEADYARF
- a CDS encoding rhodanese-like domain-containing protein translates to MTFEEILNSGEYHLIDVRQPEELKMDGAIEGAVNIPLATVPLRLDEIKEMKGPKIIFCRSGGRSGQACQFLAQNGLENIYNGGGFMQLHAALEHYKNN
- the queG gene encoding tRNA epoxyqueuosine(34) reductase QueG, with the protein product MLQTINHTKIIKQKAEKFGFQSCGISKAEFLEEDAPHLEAWLNKGYHGEMKYMENHFDKRLNPTLLVDGAKSVISLSYNYFPKVKIDEINNFKISKYAYGEDYHEVIKDILKEMVAELQEEIGEFGFRVFVDSAPILEKAWARKSGLGWVGKNANLITKKHGSFYFLAEIICDLELEYDLAVTDHCGSCRACIDACPTQAIVSDRIVDGSKCISYATIELKNEIPDYFNGKMDDWIFGCDVCQDVCPWNRFSAPTLQEKFAPHFQKLNFRKSEWKELTQELFSEIFKKSAVKRTKFSGLMRNINLLNDNSL
- a CDS encoding TIGR02117 family protein → MKKFFKILLKTVVSIVGLVALYLLSAYLLPFIEVPAEKTDEPKNVEAYILTNGVHTDLVFPVKSKEIDWSQKFPYENTVAKDSTLRYIAIGWGDKGFYLDTPTWADLKFSTAFKAAFWLGNSAIHATFYKEMKIGEDCKKLEMTSTQYQKLIKFIDDAMDKNAEGKYINIKTKAVYGKNDSFYEAKGSYSFLFTCNTWTNEGLKISGQKAAFWTASDKGIFKHYQE